The following coding sequences are from one Lolium rigidum isolate FL_2022 chromosome 6, APGP_CSIRO_Lrig_0.1, whole genome shotgun sequence window:
- the LOC124664902 gene encoding receptor-like serine/threonine-protein kinase ALE2: MCQNFPAVPPSASVPPELVKPPTAPPIIVQAPQQQALPPNTEHNNGNTVPPANASPPASGKNHGIERAPPPKKPSTAPVHKSPTRGPAPASSPLPHDTNMPAIPKNAPTVPRAQPPSLGVAPKPAPTSRSHPPVPTKGERPSFAPSYPPPHAQGPDISRARPPQKIGAKRQNHHAPPPMFQGHPNFPVHPPSPSPVSPRAPSNGRKRPRVSPTLPPIPPKTEPKAPSAHPIWALPPPPPNLDCNLLSCPEPLTDPPAGAPCACVLPIKVGIRLSVDLYSFFPLVSDFAEEVGSGVNMARRQVRVMGANVAGDQPDKTVVLVHLVPMHLNFDNATAFSAFQRLWSKRIPLKPSVFGDYEILYVVYPGLPPSPPSAPDGVGNGAFGNSRNARAMKPLGVDVGRPKRKVNGSLIAIAVLSTVIALIICIAAAWLLILKFRDSDDIAQRYPHSAIPKFSRFSGTCNTLLPGRHSSHSGPSGSLGSSMATYTGQAKTFKFVEIEKATNGFDDSAVLGEGGFGCVYQGTLDDGTTVTVKVLKRFDGQGEREFLAEVEMLGRLHHRNLVKLLGICVEENARCLVYELIPNGSVESHLHGADRDIAPLDWNACMKIALGAGRALAYLHEDSSPCVIHRDFKSSNILLEHDFTPKVSDFGLARTARGEGNQHISTRVMGTFGYVAPEYAMTGHLLVKSDVYSYGVVLLELLTGRKPVDMSQPAGQESLVAWARPYLTNVVSLRRAVDPLLGPNVPLDNVAKAAAIASMCVQPEVAHRPSMSEVVQALKLVCSEGDEVLGSGSFSQELAAHATAVYDVTGMEAERVLLSEMFGSTPVFTPAPDSGSFRKQSSSGPLMTGKNMKFWQRLRNLSRGSMSEHGASPDFETRSQCSNR, encoded by the exons ATGTGCCAAAA TTTCCCCGCAGTTCCTCCTTCGGCTTCAG TTCCGCCGGAACTTGTGAAACCTCCGACTGCACCACCTATTATTGTACAAGCACCTCAGCAACAAGCACTGCCTCCAAATACTGAGCATAATAATG GAAATACAGTGCCCCCAGCAAATGCTTCCCCTCCTGCAAGTGGTAAGAACCATGGCATTGAGCGTGCACCCCCACCAAAGAAACCTAGTACTGCCCCGGTTCACAAATCACCGACTAGAG GTCCTGCACCTGCATCTAGTCCTCTGCCCCACGATACAAATATGCCGGCAATCCCAAAGAATGCTCCAACAGTGCCACGTGCTCAGCCCCCGTCACTAGGAGTAGCTCCTAAACCAGCACCCACTAGCAGATCTCATCCTCCAGTACCAACGAAAGGAGAGCGTCCATCATTTGCTCCATCTTACCCACCACCCCATGCTCAAG GTCCTGACATCTCACGAGCTCGACCTCCACAGAAGATTGGGGCTAAAAGGCAAAACCATCATGCACCTCCACCAATGTTTCAAG GTCATCCAAACTTCCCTGTGCACCCTCCATCTCCTTCACCAGTGTCACCAAGGGCCCCCTCTAATGGCAGAAAAA GACCTCGTGTTTCTCCTACCCTTCCGCCAATTCCTCCTAAAACAGAGCCTAAAGCACCATCAGCTCATCCTATTTGGGCACTTCCCCCACCGCCACCTAATTTAG ATTGCAACTTGTTATCATGCCCAGAGCCTCTAACTGATCCACCTGCGGGAGCTCCGTGTGCTTGTGTTCTACCGATTAAAGTTGGAATCCGTTTAAGTGTGGACCTTTATTCATTCTTTCCGTTAGTTTCGGATTTTGCTGAAGAAGTGGGATCTGGGGTAAACATGGCTCGGAGGCAGGTTCGTGTTATGGGTGCAAATGTAGCTGGTGACCAACCTGACAAGACCGTGGTTCTTGTGCATCTGGTACCAATGCATTTGAATTTTGATAATGCGACTGCCTTCTCGGCATTTCAAAGATTGTGGAGCAAAAGAATTCCTCTAAAGCCATCAGTTTTCGGGGACTATGAGATTCTCTATGTTGTATATCCAG GGCTTCCTCCTTCCCCCCCTTCGGCACCAGACGGTGTTGGTAATGGTGCATTTGGGAACAGCAGAAATGCAAGGGCAATGAAGCCACTGGGGGTCGATGTCGGAAGACCCAAAAGAAAAGTGAATGGGAGCCTAATTGCTATTGCTGTTTTATCCACTGTTATAGCGCTGATTATTTGCATTGCGGCTGCATGGTTGCTTATACTCAAGTTCAGGGATTCAGATGACATAGCTCAAAGATATCCACATAGTGCAATTCCAAAATTTTCGAGGTTTTCTG GGACATGTAACACACTGTTACCTGGTCGCCATAGTTCACATTCAGGTCCATCCGGTTCACTGGGCTCAAGCATGGCAACATACACAGGGCAGGCAAAAACATTCAAATTTGTTGAGATTGAAAAGGCTACAAATGGCTTTGATGATTCGGCAGTACTTGGAGAAGGTGGCTTCGGATGTGTCTACCAGGGCACACTTGATGATGGAACCACTGTCACGGTAAAGGTTCTGAAAAGATTTGATGGCCAAGGTGAACGGGAGTTCTTGGCAGAGGTTGAGATGCTGGGACGGTTGCATCACCGAAATTTGGTCAAGCTGTTAGGCATATGCGTAGAGGAGAATGCACGGTGTCTGGTATATGAACTTATTCCAAATGGCAGCGTTGAATCCCATTTGCATG GAGCGGATCGCGATATAGCTCCACTTGATTGGAATGCATGTATGAAGATTGCCCTTGGGGCAGGGCGGGCACTTGcatatctacatgaagattcaagCCCTTGTGTGATTCATCGTGATTTCAAGTCAAGCAATATACTGCTAGAGCATGATTTCACACCGAAAGTTTCTGACTTTGGACTGGCCAGGACCGCGAGGGGGGAGGGTAACCAGCACATTTCCACTCGTGTGATGGGAACATTCGG ATATGTTGCACCAGAGTACGCCATGACGGGGCATCTTCTTGTCAAGAGTGATGTATACAGTTATGGCGTTGTATTACTTGAGCTCCTCACAGGTAGGAAGCCTGTGGACATGTCTCAGCCTGCGGGGCAAGAAAGCCTAGTTGCATGGGCTCGCCCATATCTGACAAATGTGGTGAGCTTACGTCGAGCTGTTGATCCGCTTCTTGGCCCTAATGTACCACTAGACAACGTGGCAAAAGCAGCAGCTATCGCATCAATGTGCGTACAACCTGAGGTTGCACACCGACCGAGCATGAGCGAAGTCGTGCAGGCATTGAAACTTGTCTGCAGTGAGGGTGATGAGGTTCTTGGATCGGGAAGTTTCAGCCAGGAGTTGGCGGCTCATGCTACAGCGGTTTACGATGTAACGGGCATGGAAGCAGAGAGGGTGCTATTATCTGAGATGTTTGGCTCCACACCTGTCTTCACTCCAGCTCCTGATTCAGGTTCTTTCCGCAAGCAGTCCAGCTCAGGCCCTCTGATGACTGGCAAGAATATGAAGTTCTGGCAGAGATTGCGAAACTTGTCAAGAGGTAGTATGAGTGAGCATGGTGCCTCACCAGATTTTGAGACGCGTTCACAGTGTAGCAATAGGTGA